One genomic segment of Rhodohalobacter mucosus includes these proteins:
- the nagB gene encoding glucosamine-6-phosphate deaminase: MANHTEHPGLTIFEKIETTVYPDAREASVKVASDIANLIRARNQIGQNTVLGLATGSTPIRVYSELVRLHKEEGLSFRRVITFNLDEYYPMQPEELQSYVRFMREHLFDHIDIPDEQIHIPDGTLTREEVYEYCAEYERKISEAGGLDVQILGIGRTGHIGFNEPGSIEKTRTRLVTLDELTRADAAPAFFGEEHVPRRAITMGVGTILKAKKIYLMAWGEAKAPIVRRAVEGEISEKVPATFLQKHDNIKVILDEPAASELSRRKTPWLVGPVDWDDRKIRKAVNWLSLSIGKPILKLTDEDYNQNGMSDIVTDYGPAYNVNIRVFNQVQHTITGWPGGKPNADDSNRPERAEPFPKRVLIFSPHPDDDVISMGGTLMRLVEHGHEVHVAYQTSGNISVYDDEALRYADFVSLYSTGKEEKELYARLVDSVEKKKPGDTDSDRMLEVKTKIRRAEARAACRYAGVKEENIHFLEMPFYETGRAKKNELSQKDLDLITGILKKVKPHQVYAAGDLSDPHGTHRICWEAIHESLNSLESESWMDECYVWLYRGVWQDWDVSEIDMAVPLSPGERLRKRRAIFKHASQKDQPKYPGSMSREFWMIADERTIKTAATYDSLGLAEYDSIEGFSRWEAQL, encoded by the coding sequence ATGGCAAATCACACAGAGCATCCCGGTTTAACGATTTTTGAAAAAATTGAAACAACGGTCTATCCGGATGCAAGGGAAGCGTCGGTAAAGGTGGCATCCGATATTGCAAACCTCATCCGGGCGCGAAATCAGATAGGCCAGAATACGGTACTGGGTCTCGCTACCGGCTCCACGCCTATCCGAGTGTACAGTGAACTGGTGAGGCTGCATAAGGAGGAAGGACTCAGTTTCAGACGGGTGATCACCTTTAACCTGGATGAATACTATCCCATGCAGCCCGAAGAGTTACAGAGCTATGTCCGTTTTATGCGTGAGCACCTTTTTGATCATATTGACATACCGGATGAGCAAATACACATTCCGGACGGCACACTGACAAGGGAAGAAGTGTACGAATACTGCGCAGAATATGAGAGGAAGATCAGCGAGGCGGGCGGTCTCGATGTTCAGATTCTGGGGATTGGCCGTACGGGGCATATTGGATTCAACGAGCCGGGTTCCATCGAAAAGACACGCACAAGACTGGTAACGCTGGATGAACTCACGCGCGCCGATGCAGCTCCCGCATTTTTCGGAGAAGAGCACGTTCCGCGAAGGGCTATCACCATGGGGGTTGGTACCATCCTGAAGGCGAAGAAAATTTACCTGATGGCGTGGGGCGAAGCGAAGGCTCCCATTGTTCGCAGAGCCGTTGAAGGGGAAATATCGGAGAAGGTTCCCGCCACCTTTCTGCAGAAGCATGACAATATTAAGGTAATTCTGGATGAACCGGCCGCTTCCGAATTATCAAGACGAAAAACACCGTGGCTGGTGGGTCCGGTGGACTGGGACGACCGGAAGATTCGCAAAGCGGTGAACTGGCTCAGTCTTTCCATAGGCAAGCCGATACTGAAACTTACCGATGAGGATTACAACCAAAACGGAATGAGCGACATTGTTACGGACTACGGCCCCGCATACAATGTGAACATCCGTGTATTCAACCAGGTTCAGCACACCATCACGGGCTGGCCGGGAGGCAAACCCAATGCCGATGACTCCAATCGTCCGGAGAGGGCTGAGCCGTTTCCCAAACGTGTGCTTATCTTTTCACCGCACCCCGACGATGATGTGATTTCGATGGGAGGGACACTGATGCGCCTTGTTGAGCACGGTCACGAGGTGCACGTAGCTTATCAGACAAGCGGAAATATTTCCGTTTATGACGATGAAGCGCTCAGATATGCAGATTTTGTTTCGCTTTACAGTACAGGCAAAGAGGAAAAAGAGCTCTATGCAAGACTGGTTGACTCCGTGGAAAAAAAGAAGCCGGGCGATACGGACAGCGATCGGATGCTGGAAGTGAAAACAAAGATACGGAGGGCGGAGGCTCGTGCGGCCTGCAGGTATGCGGGAGTAAAAGAGGAGAATATCCATTTTCTGGAAATGCCTTTCTATGAAACCGGCAGGGCGAAAAAGAATGAGCTGAGTCAGAAAGACCTGGATCTTATAACCGGTATCCTGAAAAAAGTGAAGCCTCACCAGGTGTATGCGGCTGGAGATTTGTCGGATCCGCATGGTACGCACAGGATCTGCTGGGAGGCAATTCATGAATCCCTGAACTCACTGGAAAGTGAATCATGGATGGATGAGTGCTATGTATGGCTCTACCGGGGTGTATGGCAGGATTGGGACGTAAGTGAAATTGATATGGCGGTACCGCTCAGTCCGGGTGAAAGACTCAGAAAGCGGCGTGCCATATTCAAGCACGCATCTCAAAAGGATCAGCCGAAATATCCGGGTTCGATGAGCCGTGAATTCTGGATGATTGCCGACGAACGGACCATCAAAACAGCTGCAACGTACGACAGCCTGGGCCTTGCCGAATACGATTCCATTGAAGGATTTTCAAGGTGGGAAGCCCAATTGTAA
- a CDS encoding PIG-L deacetylase family protein yields MKYLILISFMLAAALPVRAQINTSADTPLRVIAIFAHPDDAESKMGGTAALMAEMGHEVKFLSLTNGDAGHHEKGGGALARIRREESHEAAERLGIAEYEVFDNHDAELLPELHIRMDVIRAIREWNADVVLGLRPNDYHPDHRNAGKLVIDASYMVIVPNVAPDTPPVANNPVFLYMQDRFSKPNPFSHDIVVGIDDVIETKLAGLDAHTSQMYEWLPWTAGRLDEVPEDPDERLDWLRQRWINREMSDEQRAGLEKWYGPEKASQFRYAESFEIAEYGYRPTDDEIRMIFPMLGN; encoded by the coding sequence ATGAAGTACCTCATCTTAATTTCCTTTATGCTGGCTGCGGCTCTTCCGGTACGCGCCCAGATCAACACATCGGCCGACACGCCGCTTCGTGTGATTGCAATTTTTGCACATCCGGATGATGCAGAGTCAAAAATGGGTGGAACTGCAGCTTTGATGGCTGAAATGGGACATGAAGTAAAGTTTCTCTCCCTTACCAACGGCGATGCAGGACATCATGAAAAAGGAGGCGGAGCACTGGCCAGGATACGGAGAGAAGAATCTCATGAAGCTGCAGAACGGCTGGGAATTGCAGAGTATGAAGTCTTTGACAATCACGATGCTGAACTCCTCCCCGAACTGCATATACGCATGGATGTGATTCGGGCCATTCGTGAATGGAATGCGGATGTGGTTCTCGGATTGCGGCCCAACGACTATCACCCCGATCACCGGAATGCGGGCAAGCTTGTAATAGATGCTTCCTATATGGTGATTGTGCCGAATGTGGCTCCGGATACGCCTCCTGTGGCGAACAACCCGGTATTTCTTTATATGCAGGACAGATTTTCAAAGCCGAATCCATTCAGCCACGATATCGTGGTGGGTATCGATGATGTGATTGAAACCAAGCTTGCGGGACTGGATGCGCACACATCACAGATGTATGAATGGCTCCCCTGGACTGCAGGACGCCTTGATGAGGTGCCCGAGGATCCGGATGAAAGGCTTGACTGGCTCCGTCAGCGATGGATCAACCGTGAGATGTCTGATGAACAGCGTGCCGGACTGGAAAAATGGTATGGTCCGGAAAAAGCTTCGCAGTTCAGATATGCGGAATCATTTGAAATTGCAGAGTACGGTTACAGGCCAACAGATGATGAAATTCGAATGATTTTCCCAATGCTGGGTAATTAA
- a CDS encoding RagB/SusD family nutrient uptake outer membrane protein, with amino-acid sequence MKRLKNILLVIPALLILVSCGEDFTILAPQSDRNVENFYRTDTDFVVAINGAYAGLASNDAYGRNYMLLNEMRSDNMDNGGGATGLAESLERITLFDELTTASELENTWAGGYAVIARTNTILSRLDEATLDDPALGDRIRGEALFIRSLVYYNLAVAFGNIPLQLEEVTSPSVTINQVSATEIYNQISDDLETAEGLLPASYSGSDIGRVTSGAAATLLGLVELTNGNSGAAEAALRRVVQSNQYELVPDFADIWGIGNENNIESIFEIQYKSGGAGVGSGFTEYYSPDNAISGGVGGGNAPQTPTDDLLAAYDAGDDRFIDGFGITSGGDDYLTKYDSNPTIAFDSDVNFIVFRYADVLLMLAEAVGESPEGWGLINEVRERSGLVDPAEGLGLPYNEVLLLERRREFAGENKRWPDLKRFGVAQQIMADFLSDEGVTESDVRLLYPIPQREIDASPGALTQNPL; translated from the coding sequence ATGAAACGTTTAAAAAACATATTGCTGGTAATACCCGCATTACTGATTCTGGTTTCTTGTGGAGAAGATTTCACAATACTGGCTCCGCAATCAGACCGTAATGTTGAGAACTTTTACAGAACGGATACAGACTTCGTAGTAGCCATCAACGGCGCCTATGCAGGGCTGGCTTCCAATGATGCATATGGCAGAAACTACATGCTGCTGAATGAAATGAGAAGCGATAATATGGATAACGGCGGTGGTGCAACCGGTCTGGCCGAATCGCTTGAGCGGATCACACTGTTCGACGAGCTTACAACGGCGAGCGAACTGGAAAATACCTGGGCCGGCGGATATGCGGTGATTGCACGCACCAATACAATCCTTAGCAGGCTTGATGAGGCTACACTGGATGACCCGGCATTAGGTGATCGAATCAGGGGCGAGGCACTGTTTATCCGCTCACTGGTCTATTATAATTTAGCAGTAGCGTTTGGAAACATACCACTCCAGCTAGAAGAGGTCACATCTCCAAGTGTAACTATCAATCAGGTGTCTGCAACCGAAATTTACAATCAGATTTCGGATGATTTGGAAACCGCAGAGGGTTTGCTTCCCGCATCCTACTCCGGTAGTGACATAGGGAGAGTAACCAGCGGTGCGGCAGCTACGCTTCTTGGTCTTGTAGAACTGACTAACGGCAATTCCGGTGCTGCTGAAGCTGCACTTCGTCGTGTTGTACAGTCTAACCAGTACGAGTTGGTGCCCGACTTTGCTGATATCTGGGGTATCGGTAATGAAAACAATATCGAGTCGATCTTTGAGATTCAGTATAAGTCAGGCGGAGCCGGAGTTGGCAGCGGTTTTACCGAGTACTACTCTCCGGACAATGCGATTTCAGGTGGTGTAGGTGGCGGAAATGCTCCTCAGACACCAACTGATGACTTGCTGGCAGCTTATGATGCAGGTGACGATCGTTTCATCGATGGATTCGGCATAACCTCCGGCGGTGATGATTATCTCACGAAGTACGACTCTAATCCTACAATCGCTTTTGATTCGGATGTCAACTTTATTGTATTCCGGTATGCTGACGTATTGTTGATGCTCGCAGAAGCTGTTGGCGAATCACCGGAAGGATGGGGTTTGATCAATGAAGTACGTGAAAGATCCGGTCTGGTTGATCCCGCAGAAGGTCTGGGGCTACCATATAATGAAGTATTGCTCCTGGAGCGACGCCGCGAATTTGCGGGCGAAAATAAGCGATGGCCCGATCTTAAACGATTTGGTGTCGCACAACAGATAATGGCCGATTTTCTTTCGGATGAGGGTGTGACCGAATCCGATGTTAGATTGCTCTATCCGATCCCGCAGAGAGAGATAGATGCATCACCGGGTGCGTTGACTCAAAATCCACTGTAA
- a CDS encoding FecR family protein, which yields MSNTDNIWALIARHHDHSLSETDARKLEEWLEASNENRRIFHSVDRIWKASEEKQGESIIGELNLEKDWNCVSGKINRNPEEKRARIRHFRKIRKRQQFFSNLLKVAALVLVAFTSGILTLKYAPQQSDENSYQAPVFNEIVTYDAERAGIELGDGSRVTLNAASKLTIPDRFSSDTREVTLQGQAFFDIKRDKNRPFHIKAGNAVVEVVGTSFDVRYYENENLIQVVVKTGTVELRNNNDKENRLIVNEGYKGTINTENGRLTLEMYQDPDSYFGWMDGRIVFRNADLEDVFKELERWYDVDITINNEVQGQLKDKFTANLKTRSVTEVMDVIRESMNINYEVLEDGDRILVKR from the coding sequence ATGAGCAATACTGACAACATTTGGGCTTTGATAGCGCGACATCACGACCACTCACTGAGTGAAACGGATGCCCGTAAGCTGGAAGAATGGCTTGAAGCCAGCAACGAGAACAGAAGAATATTTCATTCGGTTGACCGCATCTGGAAAGCCTCAGAGGAGAAGCAGGGCGAATCGATTATAGGTGAGCTCAATCTTGAGAAAGACTGGAACTGCGTATCCGGAAAGATTAACCGCAACCCGGAAGAAAAACGAGCCAGGATACGTCACTTCAGGAAAATAAGAAAACGCCAGCAGTTCTTTTCCAACCTGTTAAAGGTTGCCGCCCTCGTACTGGTTGCTTTTACATCCGGCATACTTACCCTGAAATATGCTCCGCAGCAGTCTGATGAAAATAGTTATCAGGCTCCCGTATTCAATGAAATTGTAACGTACGACGCGGAAAGGGCCGGTATCGAGCTGGGCGATGGTTCCCGTGTCACACTCAATGCAGCAAGTAAACTAACAATTCCCGATCGATTCAGCAGTGATACAAGGGAAGTTACGCTGCAGGGGCAGGCTTTTTTTGATATTAAACGCGATAAGAACCGGCCATTTCACATTAAAGCAGGAAATGCGGTTGTAGAGGTGGTGGGTACGTCATTTGACGTTCGCTATTATGAAAATGAAAACCTCATCCAGGTTGTGGTTAAAACCGGTACGGTTGAGCTCCGGAATAATAATGATAAGGAGAACAGGCTTATTGTAAATGAGGGATATAAAGGTACGATAAATACTGAAAACGGGCGTCTGACACTCGAAATGTATCAGGATCCGGACTCCTATTTTGGCTGGATGGATGGGCGCATCGTATTCAGAAATGCAGATTTGGAGGATGTATTTAAGGAACTCGAGCGATGGTATGATGTGGATATCACCATCAATAATGAGGTTCAGGGGCAGCTGAAGGATAAATTCACTGCAAACCTGAAAACAAGGTCCGTTACAGAAGTAATGGACGTAATCCGTGAGTCAATGAACATAAATTATGAAGTATTGGAGGACGGGGATCGCATTCTCGTCAAAAGGTAA
- a CDS encoding TonB-dependent receptor: MKTVTLIKVIPVLVGMLLSTALSPVQGYTQKQSSESSLPDLVTYYSVKDYSSQIPELTNKISVSLFDVTVSEALFRIADEANLEIAFDESALSGNDRVTISERSISVAQALERALSGTGFEPVITSRRQIMVKESLPVEEAEEDIPVVITGEVVDADTGEPLMGVTVFVVGTQIGTTTNMDGRYEIDVPDENSVLAFSYVGYVRQEFTVGDRTEINVEMESDVALLDDVVVVGYGVQRRTEVTGAVTSIRAETIQSAPVSSFENALQGRLAGVNVAESTGEPGAAPQIIIRGVGSISAGNEPLYVIDGVPVSQNFNLQPNVGSQRSSFAAPKVNPLATINPNDIESIEVLKDASAAAIYGSRGSNGVILITTKRGRTDSPPQINVRSFVGVQSAFNVPELMNAEELIEYTKDARNNTYLRQQDPTNPASPFYNPLYDPDTNAGREASGATGTHLIPEAYVNWDGTDTDWLDLVLDTSTLQNYDMSVSGGGTNFTYFVGGGFMDQTGIIDGSGFNRYSLNANFTSDLSEKFQIGLGLNAAFTEHDRKAANAPYFGSPPGIIYSAMTQSPVVDPFNPDGTYRQQDGSHNDLGGATTTTNHPLAVRDFIDERINNNRIFGNIYGTYNIMENLAFKSLLGYDIDNFQRSFYQGTQLSYRGGAPRPFAESTSALGFNWLWENTLTYQTTFGEDHRLDTVVGFTAQKQRDERNRVIAQNFPDDQVKTVNGGQITGGDQFIEEWSLVSYLARANYVFKNRYLLTATIRSDRSSRFGVDNQTGIFPSASLGWQMTQESFMQDQTLFNELKPRISYGVTGNFLIPNYGSIGLISSNNYVFGDQLVSGVSPVTLGNKELTWETTRQLNMGLDFAVLEDRIYGSFDYYISNTEDLLLEVNIPAVTGFTRALTNIGEVENKGFEFQVTSRNMTGNFNWSTDFNFATNTNEVKKLGPEGDPILVSGAAGVRHITQVGSPIGSYYGYVVEGIFQTQQEIDSAPEDLEGNPTPGDFRFKDVNGDGVIDANDRTVIGSYHPDYTWGITNRFNWRNIDFSFFFQGVEGREVLNLTARHLRNGEANFNSYAVLNDRWRSPEDPGNGKHPKAERNSGGNNNRPSSYQVDDGSYIKLRNITLGYNVPQNLIGNFARSVRLYGSVTNVAIWTNYIGFNPEVNLSQGNGLTPGEDYGAYPLSRAFQFGIDISF, encoded by the coding sequence ATGAAAACCGTTACGTTGATAAAAGTTATTCCGGTTTTGGTGGGGATGTTATTAAGTACAGCGCTCTCACCGGTTCAGGGATACACTCAAAAACAGTCGTCAGAATCGTCGTTGCCCGATCTGGTTACGTACTATTCTGTAAAAGATTACAGCTCGCAAATACCGGAGTTAACCAATAAAATTTCCGTCAGTCTGTTTGATGTGACAGTTTCGGAAGCGCTTTTTAGAATTGCTGACGAGGCAAATCTTGAAATCGCATTCGATGAAAGCGCACTTTCCGGCAATGACAGGGTAACCATCAGTGAAAGAAGCATCAGCGTTGCCCAGGCATTGGAAAGAGCTCTTTCAGGAACAGGTTTTGAGCCGGTTATCACTTCCAGAAGACAGATCATGGTGAAAGAGAGCCTTCCGGTTGAGGAGGCAGAGGAAGACATACCGGTTGTCATTACCGGTGAAGTGGTCGACGCCGATACGGGCGAGCCTCTGATGGGTGTAACTGTATTTGTTGTGGGAACTCAGATAGGTACCACAACCAATATGGATGGCCGGTACGAAATTGATGTTCCCGACGAGAACTCCGTACTTGCCTTTTCATACGTAGGATATGTGCGGCAGGAGTTTACCGTAGGCGACAGAACCGAGATCAATGTTGAAATGGAATCGGACGTTGCCCTTCTTGATGATGTTGTTGTTGTCGGATATGGTGTTCAGAGGCGGACCGAAGTAACGGGTGCTGTTACATCCATCCGTGCGGAAACCATTCAAAGCGCACCGGTTTCCAGCTTTGAAAATGCCCTGCAGGGTCGTCTGGCGGGCGTTAACGTAGCAGAATCAACGGGTGAACCTGGTGCCGCTCCTCAAATTATTATTCGGGGTGTAGGGTCCATTTCTGCAGGTAATGAGCCTCTGTATGTAATTGACGGTGTGCCTGTTTCGCAGAACTTCAACTTGCAGCCAAATGTAGGATCACAGAGATCCAGCTTCGCTGCTCCGAAAGTGAACCCGCTGGCAACCATCAACCCGAATGATATTGAATCTATTGAGGTGCTCAAGGATGCGTCTGCAGCTGCTATTTACGGCTCAAGAGGATCTAACGGCGTTATTTTAATTACCACGAAGCGTGGTCGCACCGACAGCCCGCCACAAATTAATGTTCGTTCATTTGTAGGTGTTCAATCGGCATTTAACGTTCCTGAATTAATGAATGCCGAAGAATTAATTGAATACACCAAAGACGCGAGAAATAATACCTATTTGCGTCAGCAGGACCCGACCAACCCCGCAAGTCCGTTCTATAACCCGCTTTATGATCCTGATACCAATGCGGGTCGTGAAGCTTCCGGCGCAACAGGAACTCACCTGATACCGGAAGCTTATGTAAACTGGGACGGAACCGATACCGACTGGCTCGACCTGGTACTGGATACCTCCACGCTTCAAAATTATGATATGTCTGTTAGCGGTGGCGGTACCAACTTTACCTATTTCGTGGGAGGCGGTTTCATGGATCAGACCGGTATTATCGACGGATCCGGATTCAACCGATATTCACTGAATGCAAATTTTACATCCGATTTGTCTGAAAAATTTCAGATAGGTCTGGGACTGAACGCAGCATTTACCGAGCATGACCGTAAAGCGGCGAATGCTCCCTATTTCGGTTCTCCACCGGGTATCATCTACTCGGCCATGACGCAATCGCCTGTCGTTGATCCGTTCAATCCCGACGGAACCTACCGGCAGCAGGACGGAAGCCATAACGATCTGGGTGGTGCTACCACTACAACCAACCATCCGCTGGCCGTTCGTGATTTTATCGACGAGCGTATAAACAACAACCGCATATTCGGTAACATTTACGGTACCTATAACATCATGGAGAATCTGGCATTTAAGTCTCTCCTGGGTTATGATATTGATAACTTCCAACGTTCTTTTTACCAGGGTACTCAGCTCTCTTACAGGGGCGGTGCTCCGCGGCCATTCGCTGAGTCAACTTCCGCACTTGGATTTAACTGGCTCTGGGAAAACACGCTGACCTATCAAACCACGTTTGGTGAAGATCACAGGCTCGACACGGTTGTGGGTTTCACCGCACAGAAGCAGCGAGACGAGCGAAACCGGGTTATTGCACAGAATTTCCCGGATGACCAGGTTAAAACCGTAAATGGAGGCCAGATTACCGGCGGTGACCAGTTTATTGAAGAGTGGTCTCTGGTAAGTTACTTGGCACGTGCCAACTACGTATTCAAGAATAGATATTTGTTAACTGCAACCATTCGATCTGACCGATCATCCAGATTCGGGGTGGATAATCAAACAGGTATCTTTCCGTCTGCATCACTTGGCTGGCAGATGACTCAGGAATCATTCATGCAGGATCAAACCCTGTTTAATGAACTTAAGCCCAGGATCAGTTACGGTGTTACAGGTAACTTCCTGATCCCGAATTATGGATCTATTGGATTGATTTCATCCAACAATTATGTATTTGGTGATCAACTTGTATCAGGCGTATCTCCTGTGACTTTAGGAAACAAGGAGCTTACGTGGGAAACCACCAGACAGCTTAATATGGGTCTTGATTTTGCTGTACTGGAAGATCGCATTTATGGATCCTTTGACTACTACATCAGTAATACCGAGGATCTGCTGCTTGAAGTAAACATCCCGGCTGTAACAGGGTTCACACGTGCACTTACCAACATTGGTGAGGTAGAGAACAAAGGATTTGAGTTCCAGGTTACATCCAGAAATATGACCGGCAACTTTAACTGGTCAACGGATTTCAACTTTGCGACCAACACCAACGAAGTGAAAAAACTGGGACCGGAAGGAGACCCGATCCTTGTATCAGGAGCTGCAGGTGTTCGTCACATTACACAGGTAGGCTCCCCGATCGGTTCCTACTATGGTTATGTGGTTGAAGGGATCTTCCAGACACAGCAGGAAATTGATAGTGCCCCTGAGGATCTGGAAGGCAATCCCACACCGGGCGACTTCCGATTTAAAGACGTGAACGGCGACGGTGTGATTGATGCCAATGACCGGACTGTGATCGGCAGTTATCATCCCGACTACACGTGGGGAATCACCAACCGGTTTAACTGGAGAAATATTGATTTCAGTTTCTTCTTCCAGGGTGTTGAAGGCCGTGAAGTCCTCAATCTGACGGCCCGTCATCTTCGAAACGGTGAGGCGAACTTTAACAGCTATGCCGTTTTGAACGATCGATGGAGATCTCCAGAGGATCCGGGCAACGGGAAGCACCCAAAAGCTGAGCGAAACTCAGGCGGAAACAACAACCGTCCGTCCTCCTACCAGGTAGATGATGGTTCGTACATCAAGCTGAGAAATATTACGCTTGGATATAATGTGCCTCAAAACCTGATTGGAAACTTTGCGAGAAGTGTGAGACTGTATGGATCGGTAACCAACGTTGCGATTTGGACCAACTACATCGGTTTCAACCCCGAGGTAAACCTTTCGCAGGGTAACGGACTGACACCGGGTGAGGATTACGGTGCTTATCCGCTATCTAGAGCATTCCAGTTTGGAATCGACATCTCCTTTTAA
- a CDS encoding RNA polymerase sigma-70 factor, translating to MKHPTERHQKLVERIRAGDRQAFEQLFQAYYSRLCVFSNSYVKSLDLSRDVVQEVYIKIWDNKENFYIRQSLKAYLYQAVRNQSLNFLQQKKQMERLEKRLKRQQEISESSRTEEFNTEELSEKVWRLVEQLPERRRTIFILYRKHGLSYAEIAEVLNIARKTVENQMGKSLKFLRENLDL from the coding sequence ATGAAACACCCTACAGAACGACATCAGAAACTTGTTGAAAGGATCAGGGCTGGTGACCGTCAGGCCTTCGAGCAGCTCTTTCAGGCCTACTACTCCAGGCTCTGTGTTTTTTCAAACAGCTATGTGAAGTCGCTTGATCTTTCCAGGGATGTTGTTCAGGAAGTGTACATTAAAATCTGGGACAATAAAGAGAACTTTTACATCCGGCAGTCTCTCAAGGCATATCTGTACCAGGCCGTCAGGAACCAATCACTCAACTTTTTGCAACAAAAGAAGCAGATGGAGAGGCTTGAAAAACGTCTCAAAAGACAGCAAGAGATCTCCGAATCGAGCCGTACAGAAGAGTTCAATACGGAGGAGCTTTCTGAAAAGGTATGGAGGCTTGTAGAGCAGCTGCCGGAGAGAAGGCGTACGATATTTATACTGTACCGAAAACACGGACTGTCCTATGCCGAAATTGCGGAAGTGCTCAACATTGCCAGGAAAACCGTGGAAAATCAGATGGGTAAATCACTCAAATTCCTCCGGGAAAATCTGGATCTGTAG
- a CDS encoding PIG-L deacetylase family protein, translated as MKQIMILTAAVLLLLPLYANAQPEVPIEEWTGKTILLVGAHPDDDAGRHGTLAMLQENGNDVYIMLLTNGNVGTRDRKMTRQRLEKIRRHEQLNAMNHIGLPAENYINLGYTDGMVEFADKEELVKRMVWWYRKLQPDVLIAFEPGYRYQRWHKADHRAAAYLAVDAARAAEWHLIFPEHLHQEGLEPVRINEYMFWGSEGNNMTVDISDYREQKIQSRMAYLSQFSETGRSNYPGNSEDYFMTLDDLPAEERRAYMDRFRNSTGDTESFRYYRGAPDGVGSGPALGQREY; from the coding sequence ATGAAACAGATAATGATACTTACAGCCGCGGTATTGCTGCTGCTGCCGCTCTATGCCAACGCCCAGCCCGAAGTGCCTATTGAGGAGTGGACAGGAAAAACTATTCTACTGGTAGGGGCACATCCGGATGACGATGCCGGGCGGCACGGAACTTTGGCGATGCTGCAGGAGAATGGCAATGATGTCTATATCATGCTGCTTACAAACGGCAATGTGGGTACCCGCGACAGAAAAATGACGCGTCAGCGGCTCGAGAAAATCCGACGGCATGAGCAGCTCAATGCGATGAACCACATCGGCCTGCCGGCCGAGAACTATATCAATCTCGGGTATACCGACGGCATGGTGGAATTTGCCGATAAGGAGGAGCTGGTGAAGCGTATGGTGTGGTGGTACAGGAAGCTTCAGCCTGATGTGCTGATTGCATTTGAGCCCGGTTACAGGTATCAGCGCTGGCATAAGGCGGACCACAGGGCAGCAGCCTACCTGGCCGTTGATGCAGCCCGCGCTGCGGAATGGCACCTGATTTTTCCCGAACACCTGCACCAGGAAGGGCTTGAGCCTGTCCGCATCAATGAATACATGTTCTGGGGTTCGGAAGGGAATAACATGACCGTTGACATTTCGGACTACCGCGAGCAAAAAATTCAGTCCAGAATGGCGTACCTGAGCCAGTTTTCTGAGACGGGCAGAAGCAATTACCCGGGCAACAGCGAAGACTATTTTATGACGCTGGATGATCTGCCGGCGGAGGAGCGGCGCGCCTACATGGATCGTTTCCGCAATAGCACCGGTGATACGGAAAGCTTTCGCTATTACAGGGGTGCTCCGGACGGTGTGGGTTCGGGTCCCGCACTCGGGCAAAGAGAATATTAA